In the genome of Nycticebus coucang isolate mNycCou1 chromosome 12, mNycCou1.pri, whole genome shotgun sequence, the window AGACCAGCAGCAGACATGGACGGAGGCGGCCGAGCAGTGCCAAGACTGATAGCTGTCAGGGCAAGGGCAATTCTAGATTGAGCATGATTTTCCGGCACAGACGCTCTCTGGTGATCAGGTATTCGGGGACCTGGACCATCCATCATGGAGCCACCACCTTGCTGCAGGACAGACATGGGTGTTCTAGAACTGCCGAGGGGTTCAAGCATTCCAGGTGATCTACAGCGGTCAAGGGGAGTTGGTGACATGCTAGGACGACTGAAGCAACTCACTCTGGAGCTATTGAGTGCTGCTGGAGGTGTCCGAGAACCAGAATGGTTCCTTGTTGCTGGAGGAGTAGCAGAACGTGAACGATCAGAACTACTTCCAGAAGACCGCCTGCGGATAGCTGGAGGAGATCTTGTTAAGGATCGTTTGCCCCGAGCCGTTCGTGGAGTACGAGATCTAGAACGGCGGCGGATAGCAAGAGGTGAGCGACTTCGAGAACGTTTGCGTGGCAGCAGTGGCGTTCGGGACCTAGAGCGGCGCCGAATAGCTGGAGGTGTTCGGGACCTAGAGCGGCGGCGTGTCACTGGAGAGGTTCGAGAGCGGGACCTTCTTCGAGTTATTGGAGAAGTGCGAGATCGGGATCTCCTTCGGGTGACTGGAGATGTTCTGGATCTTGATCTTCTACGAGTGATGGGCGATGTTCTGCTTCGAGACCGCCTCCTGGTTACAGGAGGAGTCCTAGATCTGGATCTTCTGCGAGTCACTGGAGGAGTTCTGGAACGGGAGCGCCGGCGCGCTGTCGGTGTTCTGGACCTTGAACGACGGCGGGTTACTGGTGGTGTTCTGGACCTAGATCGCCTTCGACTCACAGGGGATGCTCTAGACCGAGATCTTCGTCGAGTCACTGATGTTCTGGACCTTGAGCGCCTCCGACTGACTGGTGAGGTTCGAGACCTGGACCTACGTCGGCTTATCAGGGGTGTTCTGGACCTGGATCGCCGGTGAGTGGCTGGAGAGGCTCGAGATCTGGAGCGTTTCCATGGGGCTGGTGATGTGCGTGAACGAGAACGCTTCCGACTGGTTGGAGGTGTCCGAGAGCGGCCTCTTCTGCGACGAGAAGAGGTTCGGGAACTCTCCTGCCGGGCAGGTGACCTTGAGCGGTAACCAGAGCCTCCCCTCCGACGACGAGTAACCCGAGACCTCGACCGGCTCCGCTGTCTTCTCCGAGATGTTGACTGAGAAGACCCAGACCTCTCTCGTCGGCGGGTTGTTCTGGTTTTCTCCCTCCTTGAGCGGGAACGGGACCTCTGGAGTCCACGAGGCTTTGGTGAAGGAGAACGGCCTCTCCTGGAAGTTGTCTTAGTACGTGGAGATGAAGCTGAGCGACGCCGGCGTGAAGACCTCGACTTTTCAGCTGGCTCTGGGGAAGACACAGATGGACTTCTTCGGCGTCTTGGAGGAGTTCTGGAGCGGGTTTCTGGTGAGGATGAAGCAGAGCGGCTTCTACGGGAAACTCTGGCCTTCCTTGTTAGCTCAGGAGATGAACGAGAGCTACGACGTCGAGGTGGTGTGCGAGACTTGGTCTTGGGCTCTGGTGATGACCTGGAGCCTCTTCGAGTAGTCTTGGATTTAGGTGGGTGTTCTGGAGAGGACTCGCTACTGCTACTTCCTTCAGGAGAAGGACCTCTGCCTTTGCTTGATGAACCTGATCTACTTCGTCTAGGAAGGGCCCGGGGGGCAGGAGGTTTGGGTTCAGGAGAGGAATCAGAACCACTCTGTACCCTGGGTGCCACTCTCGGCTTATCTTTCAATTCAGGGGAAGAGCCAGACCTACTGCACCGAGGAGAAGGTCGGGATTTGCTGTCAACCTCTGGAGATGATCCAGAGCGACTCCTCTGCCTAAGTGGGGTTCGTGTCTTGGCTTTAGAATCTGGAGAAGAGTCTGACTCACTTCTTTCCTGTGGGGATGCACCAGGTTTCCCATCAAGTTCTTGAGAAGATCCAGACCTACTTCTCTGCCCAAGTGGAGTCCTAGCCCCAGTTTTCTGTTCAACTGATGATTCTgacccacttctctctctctgcgGGGTAAGACACTTGTTGTTGAGCTCTGGGGATGATGGAGAATGACTTCTaggcctgggagtctgaggcaaagcTTTTGGTTCTGGAGAAGAATCACATTCACTTCTGCCCCTAGATGGTGTTCTAGGTATATCTTTCATTCCAGGAGAGGATCCAGACAGGCTGTGCCTTGAGGGAGTCCCAGACCCATCTCTTAGTCTTGGAGAAGACCCAGATCTGCTTCTCCGTGATGGAGTTCTAGGTAAACCATCTTTCAGTTCAGGAGAAGATACAGAGCTACTTCTTTCTCTCGAGGGTGTTCTGGGTATAGCATCAAGTACAGGTGAAGCAACACTCTGATTTGAAGACATTCCTCCCTTTTCCACTGCATCTGGGGATAACTCAGAACTGCTGCGTCTGGAGGATCTTGTCGATTGTTCTCTCATGTCTAGAGATGGATCTGTCTCCAACTGATTAAGGAAAGGTCCATTCAAGTCTTCTTTAACCTCAGAAGAAAATCCAGTATTCATTTCATTACCAACAGGACCTGAGCTTCTAAATTCTAAAGGTGATCCAAAGCTATTCTCCCTAGGGGAAGAGATAGACAGTTCTTTATGTTCTGGAGAAAAATGTGCCCCACCCCAAGATGTGGGCACTGTAGCAACTTCTGCTGCTTCCATAGCAGCCTGTGATTGGTTTTGGTCAAGAGTCAAAGGTATGACAGGCCTTTCTTCTATTTCAGGAGATGACTCAAAGTTACTTCCAgccatttctttaagttctggaGACAAATGAGGCAGGACATGGCTGGAGGGTTCTTCAGATTTCTCTACCACCTCCATTAACTCTTCATCTTGGCAGGACTTAGCTAATGTGCTACTTTGGTCTCTTGTATCTGGAGATGACTCAGCACCACCTCTTTCTCTCAATGGGGTTCTAGGTATGTCTTTCAGTACTGGTGAAGACTCGGGCCTACCCTGCACTAGAGGACTAAATTTGTCTGCTGGTCTAGGAGATGATGCAGTAACATCCTCCTGACAGGGTAAGaccattttctcttttgactCAAGAGAAGGCTCTGATCTACTCTGCCCCAGAAAAGATTCAGAGTCCACTGTAGGATATAAAGAGTCAGATTGGGACCTGCTCTGCTCAGGAGACATTCCAGATTTCAAACAAGGACTTGATGAAAATTCACTTCTATCCTGCCTCACTGGAGATCTGGCTGCCAAGTCAGTGACTGGAGATGAGGGCCTGGACTGACTGCCCTTAGGAGGGGTTTGAGATTTGCTCTGCAGAGATGGAGATTctgagtgactctgtctcacttCTGGACTTGAAGTACCCGATCCAGGATCTGGTGAAATTTGAGATTGGCCTCTCGGTTGCAGAGATGAAGAGCCAAAATAGCTCTCTTCTGGTGGTGTACTAGATTTTACTCCTGGACAGAGAGGGAAAGATCCAAGAGAACTTTGTGCTGGTGAGTCTTTAGACTTCTCTTGGACACTCCTTGGAGACTTTGATCCAGAAAGACTTAGCCCTGGTGGAGTTAGGGGGTTAACTTTGGGGTATGGCGAAGTAGAACCTGAGTGAGTTTCTCTTGGTGGTGTTCCAGATTTCACTTTGGTATCTGGTGAGGAGGACCTAGAATGGCTGTGTCTTGGCAACAACCTGGATTCTACAGTGGAGCGGGGAGACACTGATCTGCTTTGCCTTGGAGGTGTTCTAGATGCCACCCTACCAGGACTCGAAGAAGAAGAACCAGAATGGCTTCGTCGTCGTGGTGACGTTACAGCCTTCACTTGGGGTTGTGGAGATGATGACCTAGATGGGCTCTGTCTTGGAGGTGTACTAGATTTCACTCTAGGAGGAGAGGACCCAGGGCAGCTATGTCTCAAAGGGGTCCCAGATTTCAACTCATGGTCAGGTGATGATTCAGAACGGCTCTGTCTTTGTGGTGTTGCCGACTGTTCATTGGCCTGAGAACTTGCTACCGACCCTTGTCTTGGTGGTGTTCCAGATTTCACTTTAGAGGGAGGAGATAAACTAGAATGACTCTGTCTTGATGTTTTAGCTTTCTGCTTAGGTGGTGAAGACCCAGAACGACTGCGCCTGGGTGGTGTTCTAGATTTACCTTTATGTTGGGATGATCCGGAGCGACTACGCCTAGGTGGTGTTTGTGATTTTTGTTTAGGGCATGGAGAGGATCCTGAAAGACTTCGCCTCAAAGACAAGCGAGACTTAACTTTGGATCTTGGTGAAGAGACAGACCTGCTCCGCCTTGAAGAAACACGAGATTTTTTAGTTTCTGGGCTCGAATTGGACCTACTCCTTCTCTGAGATGTTCTGGATTTATTCTTCCTCTCTGATGATGAGCCAGACCTGCCTCTTCTTTGTGGTGTTCTAGAGTGAGATCTTCCTCGTCTAACTAGACTTCTACTGCGGGATCTTCCTCGTCTTGGTGTCCTAGACCGAGATCTCCCTCTCCTGGCTGGTGTTCTAGAACGCGAGCGGCCACTGCGTCTGGCTGGGGTTCTGGAACGTGAGCGACCACTGCGTCTGGCTGGAGTTCTAGAGCGTGAGCGACCACTGCGTCTGGCTGGGGTTCTAGAGCGTGATCGGCCACTTCTCCTAGCTGGAGATCTACTACGAGATCTTCGTCGCACCGGTGATCGGGTCCTGGATCTGCGCCTAGCAGGTGTCCTAGACCGAGACCTGGCCCTCCGCACTGGTGTTCTAGACCGAGACCTGCGCCTGGTGGGTGTTCTAGATCGTGATCGCCGCCTGGCAGGTGTTCTAGAACGAGACCTGCCCCGCCGAGCTGGTGTTCTAGAACGGGATCTGCCCCTAGTGGCTGGGGATCTAGAGTGTGATCTGCCTCGCC includes:
- the SRRM2 gene encoding serine/arginine repetitive matrix protein 2 isoform X7 gives rise to the protein MGRSRSPVPTKRRSRSRTPTKRGHSRSRSPQWRRSRSAQRWGRSGSPQRRGRSRSPQRPGWSRSRNTQRRGRSRSARRGRSHSRSPATRGRSRSRTPARRGRSRSRTPARRRSRSRTPTRRRSRSRTPVRRARSRSRTPARRRSRTRSPVRRRSRSRSPARRSGRSRSRTPARRSGRSRSRTPARRSGRSRSRTPARRSGRSRSRTPARRGRSRSRTPRRGRSRSRSLVRRGRSHSRTPQRRGRSGSSSERKNKSRTSQRRSRSNSSPETKKSRVSSRRSRSVSSPRSKVKSRLSLRRSLSGSSPCPKQKSQTPPRRSRSGSSQHKGKSRTPPRRSRSGSSPPKQKAKTSRQSHSSLSPPSKVKSGTPPRQGSVASSQANEQSATPQRQSRSESSPDHELKSGTPLRHSCPGSSPPRVKSSTPPRQSPSRSSSPQPQVKAVTSPRRRSHSGSSSSSPGRVASRTPPRQSRSVSPRSTVESRLLPRHSHSRSSSPDTKVKSGTPPRETHSGSTSPYPKVNPLTPPGLSLSGSKSPRSVQEKSKDSPAQSSLGSFPLCPGVKSSTPPEESYFGSSSLQPRGQSQISPDPGSGTSSPEVRQSHSESPSLQSKSQTPPKGSQSRPSSPVTDLAARSPVRQDRSEFSSSPCLKSGMSPEQSRSQSDSLYPTVDSESFLGQSRSEPSLESKEKMVLPCQEDVTASSPRPADKFSPLVQGRPESSPVLKDIPRTPLRERGGAESSPDTRDQSSTLAKSCQDEELMEVVEKSEEPSSHVLPHLSPELKEMAGSNFESSPEIEERPVIPLTLDQNQSQAAMEAAEVATVPTSWGGAHFSPEHKELSISSPRENSFGSPLEFRSSGPVGNEMNTGFSSEVKEDLNGPFLNQLETDPSLDMREQSTRSSRRSSSELSPDAVEKGGMSSNQSVASPVLDAIPRTPSRERSSSVSSPELKDGLPRTPSRRSRSGSSPRLRDGSGTPSRHSLSGSSPGMKDIPRTPSRGRSECDSSPEPKALPQTPRPRSHSPSSPELNNKCLTPQRERSGSESSVEQKTGARTPLGQRSRSGSSQELDGKPGASPQERSESDSSPDSKAKTRTPLRQRSRSGSSPEVDSKSRPSPRCSRSGSSPELKDKPRVAPRVQSGSDSSPEPKPPAPRALPRRSRSGSSSKGRGPSPEGSSSSESSPEHPPKSKTTRRGSRSSPEPKTKSRTPPRRRSSRSSPELTRKARVSRRSRSASSSPETRSRTPPRRRRSPSVSSPEPAEKSRSSRRRRSASSPRTKTTSRRGRSPSPKPRGLQRSRSRSRREKTRTTRRRERSGSSQSTSRRRQRSRSRSRVTRRRRGGSGYRSRSPARQESSRTSSRRRRGRSRTPPTSRKRSRSRTSPAPWKRSRSRASPATHRRSRSRTPLISRRRSRSRTSPVSRRRSRSRTSVTRRRSRSRASPVSRRRSRSRTPPVTRRRSRSRTPTARRRSRSRTPPVTRRRSRSRTPPVTRRRSRSRTSPITRRRSRSRTSPVTRRRSRSRTSPITRRRSRSRTSPVTRRRSRSRTPPAIRRRSRSRTPLLPRKRSRSRSPLAIRRRSRSRTPRTARGKRSLTRSPPAIRRRSSGSSSDRSRSATPPATRNHSGSRTPPAALNSSRVSCFSRPSMSPTPLDRCRSPGMLEPLGSSRTPMSVLQQGGGSMMDGPGPRIPDHQRASVPENHAQSRIALALTAISLGTARPPPSMSAAGLAARMSQVPAPVPLMSLRTAPAANLASRIPAASAAAMNLASARTPAIPTAVNLADSRTPAAAAAMNLASPRTAVAPSAVNLADPRTPTAPAVNLAGARTPAALAALSLTGSGTPPAAANYPSSRTPQAPTSANLVGPRSAHATAPVNIASSRTPAALAPASLTSARMAPALSGANLTSPRVPISAYERVSGRTSPPLLDRARSRTPPSAPNQSRITSERAPSPASRMGQAPSQSLLPPAQERPRSPVPSAFSDQSRSLITPTTSIAGSQSLSSGVVAKTTSSASDHNGMLSVAAPGVSHSEGGEPPASTGAQQPSEALAALQPAKERRSSSSSSSSSSSSSSSSSSSSSSSSSGSSSSDSEGSSLPAQPEVALKRVPSPTPAPKEAVREGRPQEPTPAKRKRRSSSSSSSSSSSSSSSSSSSSSSSSSSSSSSSSSSSSSSSSSSPSPAKPGPQALPKPASPKKPPPGERRSRSPRKPIDSLRDSRSLSYSPVERCHPSPQPSPRDQQSSSSERGSRRGQRGDSHSPGHKRRRETPSPQPMRHRSSRSP
- the SRRM2 gene encoding serine/arginine repetitive matrix protein 2 isoform X1 encodes the protein MYNGIGLPTPRGSGTNGYVQRNLSLVRGRRGERPDYKGEEELRRLEAALVKRPNPDILDHERKRRVELRCLELEEMMEEQGYEEQQIQEKVATFRLMLLEKDVNPGGKEDTPGQRPAVTETHQLAELNEKKNERLRAAFGISDSYVDGSSFDPQRRAREAKQPAPEPPKPYSLVRESSSSRSPTPKQKKKKKKKDRGRRSESSSPRRERKKSSKKKKHRSESESKKRKHRSPTPKSKRKSKDKKRKRSRSTTPAPKSRRAHRSTSADSASSSDTSRSRSRSAAVKTHTTALTGRSPSPASGHRGEGDAPSTEPGTTNIQQPCSPEPSTKQPSSPYEDKDKKEKSTARLSPSPERSSTGPEPPAPTPLLAEQHGGSPQPLATTSLSQEPVNPPSEASPARGRSPPKSPEKPPQSSSSESSPPSPQPTKVSRHASSSPESPKAALAPGAHREISSSPTSKNRSHGRAKRDKSHSHTPSHRMGRSRSPVPTKRRSRSRTPTKRGHSRSRSPQWRRSRSAQRWGRSGSPQRRGRSRSPQRPGWSRSRNTQRRGRSRSARRGRSHSRSPATRGRSRSRTPARRGRSRSRTPARRRSRSRTPTRRRSRSRTPVRRARSRSRTPARRRSRTRSPVRRRSRSRSPARRSGRSRSRTPARRSGRSRSRTPARRSGRSRSRTPARRSGRSRSRTPARRGRSRSRTPRRGRSRSRSLVRRGRSHSRTPQRRGRSGSSSERKNKSRTSQRRSRSNSSPETKKSRVSSRRSRSVSSPRSKVKSRLSLRRSLSGSSPCPKQKSQTPPRRSRSGSSQHKGKSRTPPRRSRSGSSPPKQKAKTSRQSHSSLSPPSKVKSGTPPRQGSVASSQANEQSATPQRQSRSESSPDHELKSGTPLRHSCPGSSPPRVKSSTPPRQSPSRSSSPQPQVKAVTSPRRRSHSGSSSSSPGRVASRTPPRQSRSVSPRSTVESRLLPRHSHSRSSSPDTKVKSGTPPRETHSGSTSPYPKVNPLTPPGLSLSGSKSPRSVQEKSKDSPAQSSLGSFPLCPGVKSSTPPEESYFGSSSLQPRGQSQISPDPGSGTSSPEVRQSHSESPSLQSKSQTPPKGSQSRPSSPVTDLAARSPVRQDRSEFSSSPCLKSGMSPEQSRSQSDSLYPTVDSESFLGQSRSEPSLESKEKMVLPCQEDVTASSPRPADKFSPLVQGRPESSPVLKDIPRTPLRERGGAESSPDTRDQSSTLAKSCQDEELMEVVEKSEEPSSHVLPHLSPELKEMAGSNFESSPEIEERPVIPLTLDQNQSQAAMEAAEVATVPTSWGGAHFSPEHKELSISSPRENSFGSPLEFRSSGPVGNEMNTGFSSEVKEDLNGPFLNQLETDPSLDMREQSTRSSRRSSSELSPDAVEKGGMSSNQSVASPVLDAIPRTPSRERSSSVSSPELKDGLPRTPSRRSRSGSSPRLRDGSGTPSRHSLSGSSPGMKDIPRTPSRGRSECDSSPEPKALPQTPRPRSHSPSSPELNNKCLTPQRERSGSESSVEQKTGARTPLGQRSRSGSSQELDGKPGASPQERSESDSSPDSKAKTRTPLRQRSRSGSSPEVDSKSRPSPRCSRSGSSPELKDKPRVAPRVQSGSDSSPEPKPPAPRALPRRSRSGSSSKGRGPSPEGSSSSESSPEHPPKSKTTRRGSRSSPEPKTKSRTPPRRRSSRSSPELTRKARVSRRSRSASSSPETRSRTPPRRRRSPSVSSPEPAEKSRSSRRRRSASSPRTKTTSRRGRSPSPKPRGLQRSRSRSRREKTRTTRRRERSGSSQSTSRRRQRSRSRSRVTRRRRGGSGYRSRSPARQESSRTSSRRRRGRSRTPPTSRKRSRSRTSPAPWKRSRSRASPATHRRSRSRTPLISRRRSRSRTSPVSRRRSRSRTSVTRRRSRSRASPVSRRRSRSRTPPVTRRRSRSRTPTARRRSRSRTPPVTRRRSRSRTPPVTRRRSRSRTSPITRRRSRSRTSPVTRRRSRSRTSPITRRRSRSRTSPVTRRRSRSRTPPAIRRRSRSRTPLLPRKRSRSRSPLAIRRRSRSRTPRTARGKRSLTRSPPAIRRRSSGSSSDRSRSATPPATRNHSGSRTPPAALNSSRVSCFSRPSMSPTPLDRCRSPGMLEPLGSSRTPMSVLQQGGGSMMDGPGPRIPDHQRASVPENHAQSRIALALTAISLGTARPPPSMSAAGLAARMSQVPAPVPLMSLRTAPAANLASRIPAASAAAMNLASARTPAIPTAVNLADSRTPAAAAAMNLASPRTAVAPSAVNLADPRTPTAPAVNLAGARTPAALAALSLTGSGTPPAAANYPSSRTPQAPTSANLVGPRSAHATAPVNIASSRTPAALAPASLTSARMAPALSGANLTSPRVPISAYERVSGRTSPPLLDRARSRTPPSAPNQSRITSERAPSPASRMGQAPSQSLLPPAQERPRSPVPSAFSDQSRSLITPTTSIAGSQSLSSGVVAKTTSSASDHNGMLSVAAPGVSHSEGGEPPASTGAQQPSEALAALQPAKERRSSSSSSSSSSSSSSSSSSSSSSSSSGSSSSDSEGSSLPAQPEVALKRVPSPTPAPKEAVREGRPQEPTPAKRKRRSSSSSSSSSSSSSSSSSSSSSSSSSSSSSSSSSSSSSSSSSSPSPAKPGPQALPKPASPKKPPPGERRSRSPRKPIDSLRDSRSLSYSPVERCHPSPQPSPRDQQSSSSERGSRRGQRGDSHSPGHKRRRETPSPQPMRHRSSRSP
- the SRRM2 gene encoding serine/arginine repetitive matrix protein 2 isoform X5; translated protein: MLLEKDVNPGGKEDTPGQRPAVTETHQLAELNEKKNERLRAAFGISDSYVDGSSFDPQRRAREAKQPAPEPPKPYSLVRESSSSRSPTPKQKKKKKKKDRGRRSESSSPRRERKKSSKKKKHRSESESKKRKHRSPTPKSKRKSKDKKRKRSRSTTPAPKSRRAHRSTSADSASSSDTSRSRSRSAAVKTHTTALTGRSPSPASGHRGEGDAPSTEPGTTNIQQPCSPEPSTKQPSSPYEDKDKKEKSTARLSPSPERSSTGPEPPAPTPLLAEQHGGSPQPLATTSLSQEPVNPPSEASPARGRSPPKSPEKPPQSSSSESSPPSPQPTKVSRHASSSPESPKAALAPGAHREISSSPTSKNRSHGRAKRDKSHSHTPSHRMGRSRSPVPTKRRSRSRTPTKRGHSRSRSPQWRRSRSAQRWGRSGSPQRRGRSRSPQRPGWSRSRNTQRRGRSRSARRGRSHSRSPATRGRSRSRTPARRGRSRSRTPARRRSRSRTPTRRRSRSRTPVRRARSRSRTPARRRSRTRSPVRRRSRSRSPARRSGRSRSRTPARRSGRSRSRTPARRSGRSRSRTPARRSGRSRSRTPARRGRSRSRTPRRGRSRSRSLVRRGRSHSRTPQRRGRSGSSSERKNKSRTSQRRSRSNSSPETKKSRVSSRRSRSVSSPRSKVKSRLSLRRSLSGSSPCPKQKSQTPPRRSRSGSSQHKGKSRTPPRRSRSGSSPPKQKAKTSRQSHSSLSPPSKVKSGTPPRQGSVASSQANEQSATPQRQSRSESSPDHELKSGTPLRHSCPGSSPPRVKSSTPPRQSPSRSSSPQPQVKAVTSPRRRSHSGSSSSSPGRVASRTPPRQSRSVSPRSTVESRLLPRHSHSRSSSPDTKVKSGTPPRETHSGSTSPYPKVNPLTPPGLSLSGSKSPRSVQEKSKDSPAQSSLGSFPLCPGVKSSTPPEESYFGSSSLQPRGQSQISPDPGSGTSSPEVRQSHSESPSLQSKSQTPPKGSQSRPSSPVTDLAARSPVRQDRSEFSSSPCLKSGMSPEQSRSQSDSLYPTVDSESFLGQSRSEPSLESKEKMVLPCQEDVTASSPRPADKFSPLVQGRPESSPVLKDIPRTPLRERGGAESSPDTRDQSSTLAKSCQDEELMEVVEKSEEPSSHVLPHLSPELKEMAGSNFESSPEIEERPVIPLTLDQNQSQAAMEAAEVATVPTSWGGAHFSPEHKELSISSPRENSFGSPLEFRSSGPVGNEMNTGFSSEVKEDLNGPFLNQLETDPSLDMREQSTRSSRRSSSELSPDAVEKGGMSSNQSVASPVLDAIPRTPSRERSSSVSSPELKDGLPRTPSRRSRSGSSPRLRDGSGTPSRHSLSGSSPGMKDIPRTPSRGRSECDSSPEPKALPQTPRPRSHSPSSPELNNKCLTPQRERSGSESSVEQKTGARTPLGQRSRSGSSQELDGKPGASPQERSESDSSPDSKAKTRTPLRQRSRSGSSPEVDSKSRPSPRCSRSGSSPELKDKPRVAPRVQSGSDSSPEPKPPAPRALPRRSRSGSSSKGRGPSPEGSSSSESSPEHPPKSKTTRRGSRSSPEPKTKSRTPPRRRSSRSSPELTRKARVSRRSRSASSSPETRSRTPPRRRRSPSVSSPEPAEKSRSSRRRRSASSPRTKTTSRRGRSPSPKPRGLQRSRSRSRREKTRTTRRRERSGSSQSTSRRRQRSRSRSRVTRRRRGGSGYRSRSPARQESSRTSSRRRRGRSRTPPTSRKRSRSRTSPAPWKRSRSRASPATHRRSRSRTPLISRRRSRSRTSPVSRRRSRSRTSVTRRRSRSRASPVSRRRSRSRTPPVTRRRSRSRTPTARRRSRSRTPPVTRRRSRSRTPPVTRRRSRSRTSPITRRRSRSRTSPVTRRRSRSRTSPITRRRSRSRTSPVTRRRSRSRTPPAIRRRSRSRTPLLPRKRSRSRSPLAIRRRSRSRTPRTARGKRSLTRSPPAIRRRSSGSSSDRSRSATPPATRNHSGSRTPPAALNSSRVSCFSRPSMSPTPLDRCRSPGMLEPLGSSRTPMSVLQQGGGSMMDGPGPRIPDHQRASVPENHAQSRIALALTAISLGTARPPPSMSAAGLAARMSQVPAPVPLMSLRTAPAANLASRIPAASAAAMNLASARTPAIPTAVNLADSRTPAAAAAMNLASPRTAVAPSAVNLADPRTPTAPAVNLAGARTPAALAALSLTGSGTPPAAANYPSSRTPQAPTSANLVGPRSAHATAPVNIASSRTPAALAPASLTSARMAPALSGANLTSPRVPISAYERVSGRTSPPLLDRARSRTPPSAPNQSRITSERAPSPASRMGQAPSQSLLPPAQERPRSPVPSAFSDQSRSLITPTTSIAGSQSLSSGVVAKTTSSASDHNGMLSVAAPGVSHSEGGEPPASTGAQQPSEALAALQPAKERRSSSSSSSSSSSSSSSSSSSSSSSSSGSSSSDSEGSSLPAQPEVALKRVPSPTPAPKEAVREGRPQEPTPAKRKRRSSSSSSSSSSSSSSSSSSSSSSSSSSSSSSSSSSSSSSSSSSPSPAKPGPQALPKPASPKKPPPGERRSRSPRKPIDSLRDSRSLSYSPVERCHPSPQPSPRDQQSSSSERGSRRGQRGDSHSPGHKRRRETPSPQPMRHRSSRSP